Proteins from one Bactrocera neohumeralis isolate Rockhampton chromosome 3, APGP_CSIRO_Bneo_wtdbg2-racon-allhic-juicebox.fasta_v2, whole genome shotgun sequence genomic window:
- the LOC126752680 gene encoding protein toll-like: MIALITTAALIIISLLLITALFLKYKLQVEVWLYNRNILSCCIHERELDKHKTFDAFISYAHQQADFVNHTLLPQLEQGEPPFRVCTHERNWLVGAYIPEQIIESVEQSRRTIIVLSQHFIESEWARMEFRTAHQCSLNEGRARIIMIKYGEIINSELLDKELKTYLDMNTYLDWQDTRFWDKLRYAMPHKMGRKRNADMLEVGGRRCVMAQNPHLCDESV; this comes from the coding sequence ATGATTGCTTTGATCACAACCGCTGCGTTAATCATCATTAGCCTACTTCTCATTACCGcgctttttttgaaatataaattgcaAGTGGAAGTCTGGTTATATAACCGCAACATATTGAGCTGTTGCATCCATGAACGTGAGCTGGATAAGCATAAAACATTCGATGCTTTCATCTCCTATGCGCACCAACAGGCCGACTTTGTCAACCACACATTACTGCCACAACTCGAGCAGGGCGAACCGCCATTTCGTGTATGTACGCACGAACGCAATTGGCTGGTTGGCGCTTATATACCTGAACAGATTATCGAATCGGTCGAACAGTCGCGACGTACGATCATTGTGCTCTCGCAGCACTTCATCGAGTCGGAATGGGCGCGCATGGAGTTTCGCACAGCTCACCAATGCTCGCTCAATGAAGGTCGTGCGCGCATAATTATGATTAAATATGGCGAAATTATCAACAGTGAATTATTGGATAAGGAATTGAAGACATACTTGGATATGAACACATACTTGGATTGGCAAGATACCAGATTTTGGGATAAATTACGCTATGCTATGCCACATAAAATGGGTAGAAAACGAAATGCCGATATGCTGGAAGTTGGCGGCAGAAGGTGTGTTATGGCACAAAATCCTCATTTGTGTGACGAGAGCGTTTAA